The sequence CAAGCTGCTGGGCGTGATCGCCATGGGTGCCGCGATTGCCGTGCTGTTCGTGCTGCCGTGGCTGGATCGCAGTCCGGTCAAGTCCATGAAGTACAAAGGCTGGATGAGCAAGATCGCGCTGCTGGCGTTCTGCATCTCCTTCATCATTCTCGGTGTACTTGGCGTGCTGGCTCCGACTCCTGAGCGCACACTGCTCGCGCGGATCTGTACTGCCGTCTACTTCGGCTACTTCATCCTGATGCCGTTCTATACCAAGCTCGAGAAGACCAAAGTAGTTCCGCAAAGGGTGGCTGGCTGATGAAAAAGCAATTTGCTGCATTGATTCTTGCACTGGTGCCGGCATTGGGCTTCGCCTCGGGTGGCGAAGTCCACCTGGACCAGGTGGATGTCGATCTGACCGATAAGGTCGCCATGCAGGATGGTCTGAGAACCTTCGCCAACTATTGCATGGGCTGCCACAGCGCCCAGTATCAGCGCTACGAGCGAGTTGCCAAGGATCTCGGTATTCCGGAAGAGGTCATGCTCGACAATGTCGTCTTCAGTGGCGCCAAGATCGGCGACCACATGCAGATCGGGATGAAGCCGAGCGATGCCAAGACCTGGTTCGGTGCGGCTCCGCCCGACCTGACCCTGGTGGCGCGTGTGCGAGGTAACGACTGGCTGTACACTTATCTGCGCAGCTTCTATGAGGATCCTACGCGCCCTTATGGTGTGAACAACACCGTGTTCCCGAACGTGGGCATGCCGCATGTACTGGCTCCGCTGCAGGGGCGTCAGGTGCTGCCGAGCAAGCTTCCGGAAGGTGAATCGGTAGCCTGCAAACAGGTTCAGGTAGTCGAGGATGGGCGCAAGCAATTCGACCCGCTGACCGGAACGCCGATCACGCATGAAGATTGCCATGCGATGACGGTCGTGCCTGGCACCGGCGCCCTGACCGAGGCGGAGTACGACGAGAAGATCAAGAACCTGGTGACCTTCCTCGCCTACTCGGCTAATCCGGTCAAGCTGGAAAGCCAGCGCATCGGTACCTACGTGCTGCTGTTCCTGGCGTTCTTCTTCGTATTCGCCTATTTGCTCAAGCGGGAATACTGGAAAGACGTTCACTGATCCCTCGCTGTTTTGCGGTACCCTGCGCGCGCCCTTATGGGCGCGCGTTTTTTTCTGCTACGTCATAATTCCAATGAGGAGGGACCCTATGGCCGCTACCAACCGGTTGGCCTGTTATTCCGATCCCGCCGACCATTATTCGCACCGGGTGCGCTACGTGCTGGCCGAGAAGGGCGTCAGCGTCGAGATACTCGATGTCGATCCGGCGCGTTGTCCGGTCAGACTGACCGAGGTGAACCCTTACGCCAGCGTGCCGACGCTGGTGGATCGTGATCTGGCCCTCTATGAGCCGAGCGTGATCACCGAATATCTGGAGGAGCGCTATCCGCATCCTCCGCTGCTGCCGGCCTATCCTGTCGCCAGGGCCAACACCCGGCTGCTGGTCCACCGGGTCCAGCGGGACTGGTGCAGCCTGGTGGATCGGATATCCGATCGCCGCACGGCTGAAGCGGCGCGGGCCCAGGCGCGCAAGGAGCTGCGTGAAAGCCTCACGGGCGTATCGCCGGTGTTTGCCGAGCGGCCGTTTTTCATGAGCGATGAGATCAGTCTGGTGGACTGCTGTCTGTTGCCTATCCTGTGGCGTTTGCCCAAACTTGGAATCGAGTTGCCGCGAGCAGCGAAGCCACTGCTCGATTATATGGAGACCAACTTTGCTCGCGAGGCCTTCCAGGTCAGTCTATCCGCCGTTGAGCGCGGCATGCGCTAAGAGAGGCCGTATATGACTTCAAGTCGTCCTTATCTGGTTCGGGCGCTGTATGAGTGGATCGTCGATAATGACTGCACGCCACACCTGCTGGTTAATAC comes from Stutzerimonas stutzeri and encodes:
- a CDS encoding cytochrome c1, producing the protein MKKQFAALILALVPALGFASGGEVHLDQVDVDLTDKVAMQDGLRTFANYCMGCHSAQYQRYERVAKDLGIPEEVMLDNVVFSGAKIGDHMQIGMKPSDAKTWFGAAPPDLTLVARVRGNDWLYTYLRSFYEDPTRPYGVNNTVFPNVGMPHVLAPLQGRQVLPSKLPEGESVACKQVQVVEDGRKQFDPLTGTPITHEDCHAMTVVPGTGALTEAEYDEKIKNLVTFLAYSANPVKLESQRIGTYVLLFLAFFFVFAYLLKREYWKDVH
- a CDS encoding glutathione S-transferase N-terminal domain-containing protein, with protein sequence MAATNRLACYSDPADHYSHRVRYVLAEKGVSVEILDVDPARCPVRLTEVNPYASVPTLVDRDLALYEPSVITEYLEERYPHPPLLPAYPVARANTRLLVHRVQRDWCSLVDRISDRRTAEAARAQARKELRESLTGVSPVFAERPFFMSDEISLVDCCLLPILWRLPKLGIELPRAAKPLLDYMETNFAREAFQVSLSAVERGMR